Part of the Sphingomonadaceae bacterium OTU29LAMAA1 genome, ACCTGTCGGTATATGGTCGGTGGGCAACTCGGGTTGGAGGAACCGTGAGCCGTCATGGCGCCCTTACCCGGACGGTCGAAAGTTTACTGCGTCTTTCCCCTCCCTGCGAGGGAGGGGAGCCAGAAGCGTCACCGCCGATCCCGCGGGGCGATCAGGTAATGGAAGCCATCGATGGCGATCCGCGTTAGTGTTGCGGGATGAATGATGAGAACCAGCCCCGCCGGCGCCGCAGCGTGCTGTTCATGCCGGCCTCCAACCCGCGCGCGATGGCAAAAGCGCGGGAGCTGGCGTGCGATGCGGTGATCCTCGATCTGGAGGATGCGGTGGCGCCGGACGCGAAGGATGCAGCGCGCGGCTCGGCGCTGGCGGCAGCGGCGGAGGGGTTTGGCGCGCGGGACTGCGCGGTGCGGATCAATGCGCTGGACACGCCGTGGGGGCGGGCAGATGCGGCCGCAGTGGCGACCGTGCGCGGCGTGGCGGCGGTGGTGGTGCCGAAGGTGGGGCGTGCGGACGACCTGCATGATGTGCGGGCGCTGCTGGGCGCGGACGGGCCGCCGATCTGGGCGATGATCGAAACGTGCGGGGCGATCTTGCGGCTGGCGGAGATCGTTGCGGCGGCGGGCGAGACGCGGACCGAACTGCTGATCGCCGGGACCAACGATCTGGCGAAGGACATGCGCTGTCGGCCGGGCGTGGCGCGGGAGCCGCTGGTCCCCGCGCTGGTGCAGCTGGTGATCGCGGGGCGGTCCGCGGGGCTGATCGTGCTGGATGGCGTATGCAACGCGATCCGCGAGCCGGAGCGGTTCTCGGCGGAATGCGCGCAGGGGGCAATGCTGGGTTTCGACGGAAAGACGCTGATCCATCCGGGGCAGATCGAGGGGGCGAATGCGGCGTTCGGGCCATCGGCGGAGGAGCTGGCCCGGGCGCGCGCGGTGGTGGCCGCGTTCGCTGCGCCGGGCGCGGCCGGGCTGGGAGCGATCCAGCTGGATGGCGAGATGGTGGAGCGGCTGCACCTTGCCGAGGCGGAGCGGGTGCTGGGGTTGGCCGACTAAGCCCCTCCTCTTTGGAGGGGTTCGGGTGGAGGAGGCTGGGAGGGCTGATCTCGGTGAGACTTCCCCACCCCAACCCCTCCCCTGAAGGGGAGGGGATTATCTTGCGCTCTACCCTTCCAGCATCGCGGTGATACGGTCGGTGATGAGGTCCATCGCGAAGGGCTTCGTGACCAGCGCCATATTGGGATCGAGCGGGCCGCTGCCGATTACCGCATTTTCCGCATAGCCGGTGATGAACAGCACCTTCAGCGCCGGCAGCAGCGCCATCGCGGCGTCGGCGACCTGACGGCCGTTCATCTGGCCGGGCAGGCCGACGTCGGTGACGAGCAGGTCGACATGGGCGCCAGTGGCGAGCAGGCGGAGCGCGGCGGCGCCGTCGCCGGCCTCCAGCACGGTGTGGCCGAGTTCTTCCAGTATCTCGACGACGAGCATGCGGATCGTCGGTTCGTCGTCGACGACCATGACGGTGTGGCGGCCCTCACCCGGTATCGCGACCGCCGCGGGCATGGGTGCGCGCTCCTCCACCGTGTCGCCGTAATGACGCGGCAGGTAGATGCACATGGTCGTCCCCTGCCCCAGTTCCGAATAGATGCGGACCTGCCCGCCCGACTGGCGCGCGAAGCCGTAGATCATCGACAGGCCGAGCCCCGTCCCCTCGCCCATCGGCTTGGTGGTGTAGAAGGGGTCGAAGGCGCGCGCCTGAACCTCGGGAGTCATACCGGTGCCGGTGTCGGTGACGCAGACCGACAGATACTGGCCCGGTTCGAGGTCGCGCTCCTTCGCGGTGCGCTGATCGAGCCAGCGGTTCGCGGTTTCGATCGTGATGCTGCCGCCGTCGGGCATCGCGTCGCGCGCGTTGATGCACAGGTTGAGCAACGCGTTTTCGAGCTGGTTGGGATCGACCATCGCCGGCCATAGCCCGCCGGCGCCGACCACCTCGATGGTGATGCCGGGGCCGACGGTGCGCTGGATGAGGTCGCGCAGGCTGTCGATCAGCCGGTTGATGTCGGTCGGCTTGGGATCGAGCGTCTGGCGGCGGGAAAAGGCGAGCAGGCGGTGGGTCAGCGCCGCCGCGCGCCGGGCGGCGCCGTGCGCGGCATTGGCGTAGCGTTCGAGCTCGCCGATCCGGCCCTGACTGATGCGGACCTGCATCATCTCGATCGCGCCGGAGATGCCGGTGAGCATGTTGTTGAAATCGTGTGCCAGCCCGCCGGTGAGCTGGCCCACCGCCTCCATCTTTTGCGCCTGACGCAAATGCGCTTCGGCGACCATCAGTTCGCGGGTGCGCGCCTCGACCTGCTGTTCGAGGCTGGCGGTAAGCGCGGCGAGTTCCTGTTCGACCCGGCGTCGTTCGACGGCGTCGCGGACGCGTTCGGCGATGTCGCGGACGAAGGCGACCTCTTCGGGCAGCCACGGCCGGGGCACGGCGTTGTTGAGGTAGAGCAAAGCGACGAAGCCGCCCTGTTCGGTGACGGGCATGTTGATGAAGGAGAGTGCGGCGAGCCCTTTCAGCCCCTCTGCCGTATCGCGCGTGCGCGGGTCGTTATAGGCGTTGTCGATCGCCACCGTCTCGCCACGCTTCAGGTCCTCGATATACGAACCGTAATCGCGGAAGTGGAGGACGGAGGGCAGCGGTTCGATGCCGGGCGCGCACCACGGGCTTTCGGTGACGATCGTCTCCGCCTCGCGATCGATCGTGCCGTAGCCGCAGCGGCTGACGTCGAGCATGCGGCCGAGGATTTCGACCGCGGCATGCGCGATGTGGGCCGGATCGCCGGGTTCGCGAAGGGCGTCGTTGAGCTGGACCAGCGCCTGCAGCCGCAGTTCGGCGGATTTGCGCGCGTCGATGTCGAAGCTGATACCGGGGAAGCGGATCGCGTGACCGTTCGCGTCGAACTGCGCACGGCCGCGGGCCGCAACCCAGCGGGCGCGGCCGTCGGGCTGGCACAGGCGATAGTCGCTTTCGAAGGGCCGTCCGCTCGCGAGCGCTTCGGCGATTTCCGCGCGCACGCGCGGCGCGTCGTGAGGATGCATCGCAGCAAAGAAGCTGTCAAGTGCCGCACCCTCTCGCGCCGCCGCCGGATCGACGCCATAGAGGCGCGCGAACGCGGGATTGGCGGTGACGCGATCGGCGACCACGTCCCAGTCCCAGCTGCCGACGCTGATCGCACCGGCGGTTTGCAGGTCTTCGTCTGCCATTGGCGGCAACAGTCTCTCGTGTCGGGATCAGGAGGGATCGGTGGTCCGGGTGCGGGCTTCGCCGGCCGGTTCTTCCCCGGCAAGGCCGGTGTCGATCGGCGCGTTGGGCGCAGTGCCGTGCGGCACGGCGCCGGTGCTGGCGGAACGCGGGCCCAGGCCGCCGCCGCCCGGCTGCGTGTCCAGTGCCTCGTCGTTCAGGACGCCGGCCGCGGTGTCGGGGTCGCGGGGGGTCGGTCGATCGGGTGCGTTGTTCGGCTGTTCGGTCGGCATGGAGCTTCTCCTATGTTGGTCCGCCAACGATCCGGACAGCGGAGCGATCCTGCCCTTCCGACGAAGCGAGTGTCAGCGGCGCATGGCGTCGACATCCGTGCGCGACCAGCCGCCGCCCATCGCCTGATACAGCGCGACATAGGCGTTGAGCCGGTCGGCGCGCGCCTGCACCAGCGCGAGTTCGGCGGTCAGCAGGCCGCGCTGGGCGTCGAGCTGTTCGATGTACGAGGTGTAGCCGGCGCGATAGCGGTTGCTGGCGTTGCGGAGTGCGCCGGCGAGGGCGTCGACCTGAAGCCCGAGTGCGGTCGCCTGTTCGCCCGAACGGCGGACGCCGTCGAGCGCGTTGTCGACCTCCTGGAACGCGACGAGCGCGGTGCGGCGGTAGGCGAACGCGGCCTGATCGCGGCGGGCGGTGGCGACATCAGTCTGGGCGCGCAGGCGGCCACCGTCGAAGATCGGCGAGAGGATGCTGGCGCCGACCGAGAAGACGCCGATCGGGTTGGACAGCGCGGTCGAGAGGGCGACGCCGGCCGATCCGGTAAGCGCGAGGTTGGGCAGCATCGCCGCGCGCGCGCTGTCGAGCGTGCGGTCGGCGGCGACGAGACTCTGTTCGGCCTGGAAGATGTCGGGGCGGCGGCGGAGCAGGTCGGCGGGCAGGCCCTCGGGGATCGCGGGCGCGAGCAGGCGGTCGAGCGGCGCACCGCGTGGGATCGGGCCGGGACTGGTGCCGAGCAGCAGGCTGAGCGCATTCTCCTGCCGGCTGATCGCGAGCTGTGCGGCGGGGACGAGTTGCTGGGTGGCGCGATATTCCGCCTCCGCCTGCCGCAGTTCGAGGTTTGAGGTGTAGCCGGCCTCGGCGCGGCGACGGGCGATGCGGAGCGCTTCGGTGCGGGCGGCGAGCGTTTCCTGTGCGACCGACAAACGCAGGTCGAGCGCGCGCAGGGTGACGTAGCCGGAGGCGACGCCGCTGGCGATCGCGAGGCGGACGGTGTCGCGGGCGCCTTCGCTGGCGAGAAGCTGTGCCTGCGCGGCGCGGGTCGCCTGACGGAGGCGGCCGAACAGGTCGAGGTCGTAGCTCGCGGTGATCGCCGGCTGCGCGCCGGTCGCGTCGCTGGGGGTGCCGAGCGGACTGACCGTCTGGCCGGTGGTGGTCGGCAGGGTGCCGCCGAGCGTCGGCGTCTGCTGAGCGCGGGCGAGGCGGGCGGCGACGCGGGCCTCGTCGATGCGGGATGCGGCGGCGGCGAGGTCGACGTTGTCGGCGAGCGCCCGGTCGATCAGGCGGGTGAGGACGGGATCGCCGAACGCGCTCCACCAGTCGGCGCGGATCGGCTGGCCGTTGCCGAGGATGGTGCGCCATTGTGGTGGCGGGATGACGGCGCTGGCGGCGGGGGGCGCCGGGCGGGGTCCGATGCAGCCGGTGAGCGCGGTGCACAGGAGGATAGTGCCAGCAACGGTGCGGAGCGGCGAGCTGCTGAAGTCCTCCCCCGCAAGGCGGAGGTGGCGCGGCCGAGCCGTGGCAGAGTGGGAGGTGAGCGGCGAAGTTCGTTGCTTGCGGAAGCGCCCCCTGCACCATTCGGCTGCGCCGAACGGTCCCCCTCCCCCGCTAAAGCGAGGGAGGACTGAGAGGGGGGGGCCGGGTCGTCCCAATTCCTCCCCCGCAAGGGGGAGGTGGCGCGGCGGAGCCGTGACGGAGGGGGAGGTGAGCGACGGAGTTCGTTGCTTGTGGAAGCGCGCCCTCCACCATTCGGCTGC contains:
- a CDS encoding efflux transporter outer membrane subunit, giving the protein MLLCTALTGCIGPRPAPPAASAVIPPPQWRTILGNGQPIRADWWSAFGDPVLTRLIDRALADNVDLAAAASRIDEARVAARLARAQQTPTLGGTLPTTTGQTVSPLGTPSDATGAQPAITASYDLDLFGRLRQATRAAQAQLLASEGARDTVRLAIASGVASGYVTLRALDLRLSVAQETLAARTEALRIARRRAEAGYTSNLELRQAEAEYRATQQLVPAAQLAISRQENALSLLLGTSPGPIPRGAPLDRLLAPAIPEGLPADLLRRRPDIFQAEQSLVAADRTLDSARAAMLPNLALTGSAGVALSTALSNPIGVFSVGASILSPIFDGGRLRAQTDVATARRDQAAFAYRRTALVAFQEVDNALDGVRRSGEQATALGLQVDALAGALRNASNRYRAGYTSYIEQLDAQRGLLTAELALVQARADRLNAYVALYQAMGGGWSRTDVDAMRR
- a CDS encoding CoA ester lyase, whose protein sequence is MNDENQPRRRRSVLFMPASNPRAMAKARELACDAVILDLEDAVAPDAKDAARGSALAAAAEGFGARDCAVRINALDTPWGRADAAAVATVRGVAAVVVPKVGRADDLHDVRALLGADGPPIWAMIETCGAILRLAEIVAAAGETRTELLIAGTNDLAKDMRCRPGVAREPLVPALVQLVIAGRSAGLIVLDGVCNAIREPERFSAECAQGAMLGFDGKTLIHPGQIEGANAAFGPSAEELARARAVVAAFAAPGAAGLGAIQLDGEMVERLHLAEAERVLGLAD
- a CDS encoding PAS domain-containing protein yields the protein MADEDLQTAGAISVGSWDWDVVADRVTANPAFARLYGVDPAAAREGAALDSFFAAMHPHDAPRVRAEIAEALASGRPFESDYRLCQPDGRARWVAARGRAQFDANGHAIRFPGISFDIDARKSAELRLQALVQLNDALREPGDPAHIAHAAVEILGRMLDVSRCGYGTIDREAETIVTESPWCAPGIEPLPSVLHFRDYGSYIEDLKRGETVAIDNAYNDPRTRDTAEGLKGLAALSFINMPVTEQGGFVALLYLNNAVPRPWLPEEVAFVRDIAERVRDAVERRRVEQELAALTASLEQQVEARTRELMVAEAHLRQAQKMEAVGQLTGGLAHDFNNMLTGISGAIEMMQVRISQGRIGELERYANAAHGAARRAAALTHRLLAFSRRQTLDPKPTDINRLIDSLRDLIQRTVGPGITIEVVGAGGLWPAMVDPNQLENALLNLCINARDAMPDGGSITIETANRWLDQRTAKERDLEPGQYLSVCVTDTGTGMTPEVQARAFDPFYTTKPMGEGTGLGLSMIYGFARQSGGQVRIYSELGQGTTMCIYLPRHYGDTVEERAPMPAAVAIPGEGRHTVMVVDDEPTIRMLVVEILEELGHTVLEAGDGAAALRLLATGAHVDLLVTDVGLPGQMNGRQVADAAMALLPALKVLFITGYAENAVIGSGPLDPNMALVTKPFAMDLITDRITAMLEG